From a single Methylacidiphilum kamchatkense Kam1 genomic region:
- a CDS encoding cellulose synthase family protein — translation MISFGFLMLALMLLIHGIYRISLVLRLFLGSNAEKKKQEGILAADCCPKVTIQLPIYNEKSVVERLLYAVCAIDYPKEKMEIQIIDDSTDETTAIVSNLVADFKKKGFDIQHLQRGTRAGYKAGGLQYGLEKAKGEFIAIFDADFIPPPSFLKNTLPYFSSPKIGMVQARWGYLNRNSNLLTRCQALFLDGHFLLEQPVRYKQNLFFNFNGTAGVWRKQCIIDAGGWEGDTLTEDLDLSYRAQFKGWKFVYTQKMVVPSELPSPIVAFRTQQHRWAKGAIQTAKKHLLSLLRGSFPTTSKIEGLFHLLAHSIHPIVALLVILNAVTFFSAPQEKSSVQIIAGMLFSVISLFYISYLSVILILSKKFELSTLFILPFSMAMALGMTFANTKSVIDGLFGKNNIFVRTPKNGSYNPQKPIYKVEHSLTLPLLETFAATVFSIALFQAFQKHLWVSVPTLFLHTIGFGYVGIATLYSIIKMKRIPTKP, via the coding sequence ATGATATCCTTCGGTTTTTTGATGCTTGCACTGATGCTTTTGATTCATGGAATCTATCGGATCAGCCTTGTGTTGAGACTATTCCTAGGATCTAATGCAGAGAAAAAGAAGCAAGAGGGCATACTCGCTGCGGATTGTTGTCCAAAAGTAACGATCCAACTTCCGATTTATAATGAAAAATCGGTAGTAGAACGCTTGCTGTATGCGGTGTGTGCTATCGATTATCCAAAAGAGAAAATGGAAATTCAAATTATAGACGACTCTACGGATGAAACCACGGCCATCGTTTCGAATCTAGTCGCTGATTTTAAAAAAAAGGGTTTTGACATTCAACATCTCCAAAGAGGAACAAGAGCAGGTTATAAGGCAGGCGGCTTACAATATGGACTGGAAAAAGCAAAAGGCGAGTTTATAGCCATCTTCGATGCGGATTTTATTCCTCCTCCATCGTTTCTTAAAAATACTCTTCCATACTTTTCCTCTCCAAAAATTGGCATGGTTCAAGCTAGATGGGGTTATTTAAATCGCAATTCCAATCTACTTACCCGCTGTCAGGCATTGTTTCTTGATGGACATTTTCTTTTGGAACAACCCGTTCGGTACAAACAAAATCTTTTTTTCAATTTCAATGGAACCGCTGGGGTCTGGAGAAAACAATGCATTATTGATGCGGGCGGATGGGAAGGAGACACTCTAACCGAAGATTTAGATCTCAGTTACCGAGCGCAATTTAAAGGATGGAAATTTGTGTATACTCAAAAAATGGTTGTTCCAAGCGAACTTCCATCCCCTATTGTCGCTTTTAGGACCCAACAACATCGGTGGGCCAAAGGTGCGATTCAAACCGCAAAAAAACACCTTCTTTCTTTACTGCGCGGCTCTTTTCCTACAACTTCCAAAATTGAAGGGTTATTTCACTTACTTGCCCATTCTATCCATCCTATCGTTGCGCTTCTGGTTATTCTCAATGCCGTTACTTTTTTCTCTGCACCTCAAGAAAAATCCTCAGTGCAAATAATTGCTGGGATGCTTTTCTCCGTGATTTCTCTTTTTTACATTTCCTATCTGTCTGTCATTCTGATCTTGAGTAAGAAGTTCGAGCTTAGCACTCTTTTTATTTTGCCTTTTTCTATGGCAATGGCTCTAGGCATGACTTTTGCCAATACGAAATCGGTCATCGACGGCTTATTTGGGAAAAACAATATATTTGTGCGCACCCCCAAAAATGGTTCTTATAATCCCCAAAAACCGATTTACAAAGTCGAACATAGTCTAACCCTTCCCCTATTGGAAACATTCGCTGCTACTGTGTTTAGTATCGCGCTCTTTCAAGCTTTTCAGAAGCATCTTTGGGTATCTGTTCCCACTCTTTTCCTTCATACCATAGGATTCGGTTATGTAGGAATTGCCACTCTCTATTCCATCATCAAAATGAAAAGGATACCTACTAAGCCCTAA
- a CDS encoding GIY-YIG nuclease family protein translates to MSPQKERFIPFSSSFSLTEIPARKGSYLLIFFLGKTTIFFKQTKRQIAEGWYCYCGSARGNGGLRSRLSRHTSVFKTVHWHIDLLTPQACFVAICLYERLTPFLECLLSQGLIHFYGLKTPLPGFGSTDCQKKCISHLLYTPKELDWEKMSTKIIEKIEHHEKQE, encoded by the coding sequence ATGAGTCCTCAAAAAGAAAGATTTATCCCTTTTTCTTCTTCTTTTTCTCTAACAGAGATACCAGCTAGAAAGGGATCCTATCTGCTTATTTTCTTTTTAGGCAAAACAACCATTTTTTTTAAACAAACCAAGAGGCAGATAGCTGAAGGATGGTATTGTTATTGTGGTTCGGCCAGGGGCAATGGTGGCTTACGCAGCCGTCTTTCTAGGCATACGTCAGTTTTTAAAACCGTTCATTGGCATATTGATCTTTTGACCCCTCAGGCCTGTTTTGTAGCTATCTGCTTGTATGAACGCTTAACTCCCTTTCTAGAATGCTTGCTGAGCCAAGGATTGATCCATTTTTATGGTTTGAAGACCCCTTTGCCGGGATTTGGCTCGACGGATTGCCAGAAGAAGTGTATAAGCCATTTGTTGTATACTCCAAAGGAGTTGGATTGGGAAAAAATGAGCACAAAAATCATAGAGAAGATCGAACACCATGAAAAACAAGAATAG
- a CDS encoding N-acetylmuramoyl-L-alanine amidase family protein, producing the protein MKISKTLLFYLFLLLPTSLLAIDSFTTVLIDPGHGGIDNGGSSGKKAPHYLMEKELTLDIARRLANELRKMGFRVIMTRTDDRFVDLDERVRIANELGKRAVLVSIHCDALSNRKLRGIKTYFWHANSYGLATRIQKSLVKMTGAKDLGVIRRRLRLTRNPTIPSVLCECGFMTNPYENKLLASPSYRQTLAVALAKGIYEEKRLGDFGISPVPEIWAPLSRPTDAHRHVFHKKTKKRKQLKKMETLLGTKSFLS; encoded by the coding sequence GTGAAAATTTCTAAGACACTTCTTTTCTATCTTTTTCTTTTATTGCCGACTTCTCTGCTAGCGATTGATTCCTTTACGACCGTTCTCATTGACCCTGGACATGGTGGTATTGATAATGGAGGCAGCAGTGGGAAAAAAGCGCCTCATTATTTGATGGAAAAAGAATTGACTCTTGATATAGCTCGAAGACTTGCCAACGAACTGAGAAAAATGGGATTCAGAGTCATCATGACAAGAACAGATGATCGTTTTGTCGATCTAGATGAAAGGGTAAGAATCGCTAATGAACTTGGGAAACGAGCGGTTTTAGTGAGCATTCATTGTGACGCTCTGTCCAATCGGAAATTAAGGGGCATAAAAACTTATTTCTGGCATGCTAATAGTTATGGTTTGGCCACTAGGATCCAAAAAAGTCTTGTGAAAATGACCGGAGCAAAGGATCTTGGCGTGATTCGACGCAGGCTGCGACTCACTCGTAATCCTACGATACCTTCCGTACTTTGTGAATGTGGCTTTATGACCAATCCATATGAAAACAAGCTCTTGGCTAGTCCTTCTTATAGACAGACCCTGGCGGTAGCCCTTGCCAAAGGGATCTATGAAGAAAAGCGGCTTGGAGACTTTGGGATTAGCCCTGTACCTGAAATTTGGGCGCCTCTTTCTAGGCCCACTGACGCCCATCGTCATGTGTTTCACAAAAAAACTAAGAAAAGAAAACAACTGAAAAAGATGGAAACTCTCTTAGGAACCAAAAGCTTCCTTAGTTAA
- the lipA gene encoding lipoyl synthase, whose translation MEQSLMARKPAWLRAKIPGGAAYNEIRNIVSFYHLHTVCESALCPNIGECWGRKTATLMILGDRCTRSCRFCAVTTAKPLGVDPEEPKNVALAIQAMGLKYAVITSVARDDLKDGGADIWAQTIREVRALNPHTKIEVLIPDFRGNRESLRKVLEAKPDVLNHNVETVPRLQKLVRPQARYDRSLEVLRTSAKEGFLTKTGFMLGIGETEKEIENTLLELRQVGVQILTLGQYLRPSKNHLPIDRWVSPEEFQSWKEYGLKIGFSHVESGPLVRSSYHADEHLKQQE comes from the coding sequence ATGGAACAATCACTTATGGCAAGAAAACCCGCCTGGCTCAGGGCAAAAATACCTGGAGGAGCTGCTTATAACGAAATTCGCAATATAGTTAGTTTTTACCATCTTCATACGGTCTGTGAGAGTGCTCTTTGTCCGAATATTGGAGAATGTTGGGGCAGGAAAACGGCAACGCTAATGATTCTAGGTGATCGATGCACGCGCAGCTGTCGGTTCTGTGCAGTAACTACAGCGAAGCCCTTAGGGGTAGATCCCGAGGAGCCGAAAAACGTTGCTCTTGCCATCCAAGCAATGGGACTGAAATATGCTGTCATCACCTCTGTGGCTAGAGACGATCTAAAAGATGGTGGAGCGGACATATGGGCCCAAACGATTAGAGAAGTCAGGGCCTTGAACCCTCATACCAAGATTGAAGTCCTTATTCCAGATTTCCGGGGAAATAGAGAAAGCCTAAGGAAGGTGCTCGAGGCAAAACCCGATGTTTTGAACCACAACGTAGAAACTGTCCCAAGGTTACAAAAATTGGTCCGTCCTCAAGCCCGATACGACCGATCCCTAGAAGTTCTTAGAACATCAGCAAAAGAAGGCTTTCTAACGAAAACCGGCTTCATGCTTGGAATTGGAGAAACGGAAAAGGAAATAGAAAACACCCTCTTAGAACTTCGACAGGTGGGCGTTCAAATCCTTACTTTGGGGCAATACTTACGGCCTTCAAAAAATCATCTTCCGATCGACCGATGGGTTAGTCCAGAAGAATTCCAAAGCTGGAAAGAATATGGATTAAAAATTGGATTTAGCCATGTGGAATCCGGTCCTTTAGTCCGCAGTTCTTATCATGCCGATGAACACCTGAAGCAGCAGGAATAA
- a CDS encoding phosphopantothenoylcysteine decarboxylase domain-containing protein, producing the protein MKVLITCGPSFEPIDEVRRITNFSTGRLGIQLSSFFSLSGVEVICVLGSLSTVRPQNPPFKLYSFDTNEGLWNTVKGLAQEHSFQAVFHAAALCDFQVKEIVDQEGKETVKAKIATDREYWMRLVPARKLLENFREVFPKALLTGWKYEVSGNYETVYKKGKQQIERSGSDYCVLNGPAYGQGYGILNKQGEVFHANSVEDIGAFFIDKIVASS; encoded by the coding sequence ATGAAGGTATTGATCACCTGCGGTCCAAGCTTTGAACCAATCGACGAGGTCCGAAGGATCACAAATTTTTCCACTGGTAGGCTTGGCATTCAATTATCCTCCTTTTTTTCCCTTTCTGGCGTTGAAGTGATCTGTGTGCTTGGCAGTTTATCTACCGTCCGACCGCAGAATCCTCCATTTAAGCTCTATTCTTTCGATACAAACGAAGGACTATGGAATACCGTTAAAGGGCTAGCTCAAGAACATAGCTTTCAAGCTGTCTTTCATGCGGCTGCGCTTTGTGATTTTCAAGTTAAAGAAATCGTTGATCAAGAGGGAAAAGAAACAGTAAAAGCCAAAATAGCCACTGATAGAGAATATTGGATGCGGCTAGTTCCGGCTAGGAAATTACTAGAAAATTTTCGAGAAGTTTTTCCAAAAGCCCTACTTACGGGTTGGAAATACGAAGTCAGTGGCAATTACGAGACGGTCTACAAAAAAGGAAAGCAACAGATTGAACGGTCTGGATCAGATTATTGCGTGCTCAATGGTCCTGCCTATGGACAAGGATATGGAATTTTAAACAAACAAGGAGAAGTCTTTCATGCCAATTCCGTAGAAGACATAGGAGCATTTTTTATTGATAAAATAGTAGCCTCTTCCTGA
- a CDS encoding serine hydrolase domain-containing protein, which produces MKGSLRALGYFLCYFFFLFGSGRSFLLSKPTYDLSDLQIQKAASYSRAHNHLSLLIIKDGQVLHEEYAPGNSPYLRHRIFSGTKGFWGVIAMKALEERLFSLQEPVASTIEEWSNGNHNDPRKRITIYDLLHFTDGIEPAFYLHNDGFLDRNLHALLLKPVRAPGTVFTYGPSHLQIFCEILNRKLRQKGMTTSRYIEEKLLFPLGIQQVEFKKDGHGNPLLAAGFRLTPREWARLGELILQKGWYGGKNIISWPYLKECFQGSSVNPLYGIGFWVNTLAPYGREIDVEQELSKPWEKENWHRGSLCNDAPSDLIESIGSANQRLLVIPSMHLIIVRQSHGGGFSDRTFLKLLFGKINSLSLIR; this is translated from the coding sequence ATGAAGGGGTCTTTAAGGGCGCTAGGTTATTTCCTTTGTTATTTTTTCTTTCTCTTTGGTAGCGGTCGTTCCTTTCTTCTTTCAAAACCCACCTACGACCTTTCGGATCTACAAATCCAGAAAGCTGCTTCCTATTCCAGAGCACATAACCATTTGTCCCTTCTTATTATCAAAGATGGCCAAGTCCTTCACGAAGAATATGCGCCGGGCAACAGCCCTTATCTTCGGCACCGGATATTCAGTGGAACAAAAGGCTTTTGGGGGGTTATTGCCATGAAGGCCTTGGAAGAAAGGCTTTTTTCCTTACAAGAACCCGTAGCTTCAACAATAGAGGAATGGAGCAATGGCAACCATAATGATCCAAGAAAAAGAATAACAATTTATGATCTTTTGCATTTTACCGATGGCATAGAGCCTGCCTTCTATCTACACAACGACGGTTTTTTGGATAGGAATCTTCATGCCCTCCTTTTAAAACCAGTAAGAGCGCCGGGAACCGTTTTTACATACGGCCCCAGTCATTTACAGATTTTTTGCGAGATCCTCAATCGTAAACTAAGGCAAAAGGGGATGACTACTTCTAGATATATCGAAGAAAAATTACTGTTCCCACTGGGTATTCAACAAGTCGAATTTAAGAAAGATGGACATGGCAATCCTCTTTTAGCCGCAGGCTTTAGATTGACCCCAAGGGAATGGGCAAGACTTGGCGAATTGATCCTCCAGAAAGGCTGGTATGGAGGGAAAAATATTATCTCATGGCCCTATTTAAAAGAATGCTTTCAAGGTAGTTCAGTAAACCCCCTCTACGGGATTGGTTTCTGGGTAAATACTCTGGCGCCCTATGGACGAGAAATAGACGTTGAACAGGAACTAAGCAAACCTTGGGAAAAAGAAAACTGGCATAGAGGCAGTCTTTGTAACGATGCGCCTAGCGATCTTATTGAATCGATTGGTTCAGCCAATCAAAGATTATTGGTTATTCCTTCAATGCACTTAATTATCGTTAGACAGTCACATGGTGGTGGGTTTTCAGACAGGACTTTCTTAAAGCTGCTTTTTGGAAAAATCAATAGCCTATCCTTGATTCGCTAA